Proteins encoded together in one Urocitellus parryii isolate mUroPar1 chromosome 3, mUroPar1.hap1, whole genome shotgun sequence window:
- the Epor gene encoding erythropoietin receptor: MGHLRAPLWPGVSPLFLLLAEAALAPPLNLPNPKLESKAALLAARGSEDLLCFTERLEDLVCFWEEAASSRIGSHNYSFFYQLEGEPRKPCHLHQEPTARGAVRFWCSLPTADTSSFVPLELQVTVASSGTVRYHRTIHINEVVLLDAPAGLLARQAEEGGHVVLRWLPPPGAPMTTQIRYEVDVSAGHGAGGSQRVEILEGRTECVLSNLRGATRYTFAVRARMAEPSFGGFWSAWSEPVSLLTASDLDPLILTLSLILVLILLLLAVLALLSHRRALKQKIWPGIPSPESEFEGLFTTHKGNFQLWLSQHDGCLWWNPCTPFTEDPPARLEVLSERCWGVTQAVEPEADDKGPLLEPVGNEHAQDSYLVLDKWLLPQSPCSEDLSGPDGSVDTVAVDEGSEASSCSSALVLKPRQEGASAASFEYTILDPSSQLLRPRALPPELPPTPPHLKYLYLVVSDSGISTDYSSGDSQGAQGGSFDSPYSNLYENSPVPTPEPLSPSYVACS; encoded by the exons ATGGGCCACCTCAGGGCTCCCCTTTGGCCCGGGGTCAGTCCTCTCTTTCTCCTGCTTGCTGAAGCAGCTTTGGCGCCCCCACTCAACCTGCCTAACCCCAAGCTTGAGAGCAAAG CGGCCCTGCTGGCAGCCCGCGGGTCCGAAGACCTTCTGTGTTTCACAGAGAGATTGGAGGACTTGGTGTGTTTCTGGGAGGAAGCGGCGAGCTCTAGGATCGGCTCCCACAACTACAGCTTCTTTTACCAGCTCGA GGGTGAGCCACGGAAGCCGTGTCACCTGCACCAGGAACCCACTGCCCGTGGCGCGGTGCGCTTCTGGTGCTCGCTGCCTACGGCCGACACGTCGAGCTTCGTGCCCTTAGAGCTGCAAGTCACAGTGGCTTCCTCGGGTACTGTGCGCTATCACCGTACCATCCACATCAACGAAGTGG TGCTCCTGGACGCCCCAGCAGGCCTGTTGGCACGGCAGGCCGAGGAGGGCGGCCACGTGGTGCTACGGTGGCTCCCGCCTCCTGGGGCACCTATGACGACCCAAATCCGCTACGAAGTGGATGTCTCGGCCGGTCACGGTGCAGGAGGATCGCAGAGG GTGGAGATTTTGGAGGGTCGCACTGAGTGCGTGCTGAGCAATCTGCGTGGAGCCACGCGCTACACCTTCGCAGTTCGTGCGCGTATGGCCGAGCCGAGCTTCGGTGGTTTTTGGAGCGCCTGGTCTGAGCCTGTGTCGCTGCTGACTGCTAGCG ACCTGGACCCCCTCATCCTGACGCTCTCCCTCATCCTGGTGCTAATCCTGCTGCTGCTGGCCGTGCTTGCCTTGCTGTCCCACCGTCG GGCCCTGAAGCAGAAGATCTGGCCTGGCATTCCAAGCCCAGAGAGCGAGTTTGAGGGTCTCTTCACCACCCACAAGGGTAATTTCCAG CTGTGGCTCTCCCAGCACGATGGCTGTCTCTGGTGGAACCCCTGCACACCCTTCACAGAGGACCCACCAGCCCGCCTGGAAGTCCTTTCAGAGCGCTGCTGGGGGGTTACCCAGGCAGTGGAGCCAGAAGCAGATGACAAGGGGCCTCTGCTGGAGCCAGTGGGCAATGAACATGCCCAGGACTCCTATCTGGTGCTGGACAAGTGGTTGCTGCCCCAGAGCCCATGCAGTGAGGACCTCTCAGGGCCTGATGGCAGTGTGGACACAGTGGCTGTGGATGAAGGTTCAGAAGCATCCTCATGCTCATCTGCTTTGGTCTTAAAGCCCAGACAAGAGGGGGCCTCAGCTGCCAGCTTTGAGTACACCATCCTGGatcccagctcccagctcctgcGTCCTCGAGcactgcctcctgagctgccccccaccccaccccacctgaaGTACTTGTACCTCGTGGTTTCTGATTCAGGCATCTCAACAGATTACAGCTCAGGGGACTCCCAGGGAGCCCAAGGGGGCTCCTTCGATAGCCCCTACTCCAACCTGTATGAGAACAGCCCTGTCCCAACCCCTGAGCCTCTGTCCCCCAGCTATGTGGCCTGCTCTTAG
- the Swsap1 gene encoding ATPase SWSAP1 — MAETLRRVLSRGSAVGTGEDTAEAGPPLLLLGAPGSGKTALLFAAALEAAGEGRGPVLFLTRRPLQSLPRGTGAALDPLRLQKIRFQYPPSTGELLRLLCSAHEAPGPAPSLLLLDGLEEYLAKDPGPQEAAYLAALLLDTVAYFSHRRGPNRDCGLMVALQTQEEGDSGDALQLALLQRYFPAQCWLQPDAPGPGECRIRACLEPSGLGPRTEWCVTFQPDGEMKITRWPTQACDPSSDKSSSSGDQP; from the exons ATGGCGGAGACGCTGAGGCGCGTGCTAAGCCGGGGCAGCGCGGTGGGGACCGGGGAGGACACGGCAGAGGCGGGGCCACCTTTGCTCTTACTCGGTGCTCCAGGCTCTGGAAAAACAGCGCTGCTATTTGCGGCGGCCTTGGAGGCGGCAGGAGAGGGCCGAGGCCCTGTCCTCTTCCTGACTCGTAGGCCTCTTCAAAGCCTGCCCCGCGGCACCGGTGCGGCGCTTGACCCTCTGAGGCTGCAG AAGATTCGCTTCCAGTACCCACCCTCAACTGGAGAGCTTCTGCGGCTCCTGTGCTCTGCCCATGAGGCTCCGGGGCCTGCCCCCTCCCTACTGCTGCTTGATGGCCTGGAGGAGTACCTAGCAAAAGACCCTGGGCCCCAGGAAGCCGCCTACCTGGCTGCCTTGCTTCTGGATACAGTTGCCTACTTCAGCCACCGACGTGGACCCAACCGAGACTGTGGGCTCATGGTGGCCCTCCAGActcaggaggaaggagacagtgGGGATGCCCTGCAGCTGGCACTGCTCCAGCGGTATTTCCCTGCCCAGTGCTGGCTGCAGCCAGATGCACCAGGCCCAGGAGAGTGCCGCATCCGAGCCTGCCTTGAGCCAAGTGGGCTGGGTCCCAGGACAGAGTGGTGTGTGACTTTCCAACCAGATGGAGAGATGAAGATCACCAGGTGGCCCACCCAGGCTTGTGACCCCAGCTCAGACAAGAGTTCAAGCTCTGGAGACCAGCCCTGA